From the Hevea brasiliensis isolate MT/VB/25A 57/8 unplaced genomic scaffold, ASM3005281v1 Scaf374, whole genome shotgun sequence genome, one window contains:
- the LOC131177236 gene encoding probable LRR receptor-like serine/threonine-protein kinase At3g47570: MALPLSKGSAAELDGGAAVEVVAGMEVMVHKLCRGSGTVYKGRISDGMDVARKVFNLQLDGAFKSFDAECEVMSNIRHRNLVKIISCCSNIDLKALVLDYMPNGSLEKLLYSHNYCLDILQRLDIMIDVASALEYLHHGFSRPIVHCDLKPSNVLLDANMVAHVADFGIAKLLGEGDSMTQTRTLATIGNMAPEYGSEGIVSMKGDVYSFGILLMETFKRKKPTDDMFGGRMSLKEYIKEALPDAVVEIADANLLTGEENFADKKDGVSFILGLSVECCVEVPDERNGITQVLSTLVTIRTQFLATLAKTNEIGR, from the exons ATGGCTTTGCCCTTGTCTAAAGGGTCTGCTGCTGAACTGGATGGGGGTGCTGCTGTTGAGGTGGTGGCTGGGATGGAGGTGATGGTGCACAAGTTATGCAG GGGTTCTGGTACTGTATATAAAGGAAGAATTAGTGATGGGATGGATGTTGCTAGAAAGGTTTTCAATTTGCAACTAGATGGAGCATTCAAGAGTTTTGATGCAGAGTGTGAGGTAATGAGCAATATCCGCCATCGCAATCTTGTCAAAATTATAAGTTGTTGCTCTAACATTGACTTGAAGGCATTGGTGTTGGATTACATGCCAAATGGGAGCTTGGAAAAGTTGTTGTACTCTCATAACTATTGTTTGGATATCCTGCAAAGGCTCGACATAATGATAGATGTTGCATCAGCATTGGAATATCTTCATCATGGCTTCTCTAGACCTATTGTTCATTGTGATTTGAAGCCCAGCAATGTCCTGCTAGATGCAAATATGGTTGCTCATGTAGCTGATTTTGGCATCGCCAAGCTCTTAGGTGAAGGAGATTCTATGACACAAACAAGAACCTTGGCCACTATTGGGAATATGGCACCTG AGTATGGATCAGAAGGCATTGTTTCAATGAAAGGAGATGTTTATAGCTTTGGAATACTGTTGATGGAAACATTTAAGAGAAAGAAGCCGACTGATGACATGTTTGGTGGAAGAATGAGCTTGAAGGAATATATAAAGGAAGCATTACCTGATGCAGTAGTTGAAATAGCAGATGCTAATTTGCTGACAGGGGAAGAAAATTTTGCAGATAAGAAAGACGGTGTATCATTCATTTTGGGATTGTCTGTGGAATGCTGTGTTGAAGTTCCTGATGAGAGAAATGGCATAACCCAAGTGCTGTCAACACTCGTTACCATCAGAACTCAATTCTTAGCTACTTTAGCAAAGACTAATGAGATTGGACGATAG
- the LOC131177239 gene encoding probable leucine-rich repeat receptor-like protein kinase At1g35710: protein MTALRIIVLHSNRFSGRLPSEFGHGLPNLEEIYLWNNQFSGQFPSSISNCSKLTIVELSTNSFGPIPNSLGNLMHLERLNREDNLFTGESSVPELCFLSALTSCKALTRLVLAGNPLNGTLPTSIGNFSAIRYFNAESCNIKGNIPRELGQLSNLTTFILQNNELIGSVPVTIGRLQKLQVLYLHGNKLNGSLPNDIFQMSSLGELILSRNNLSGALPACLGDFSSLRSLQLDSNNFISTIPSTLWNLQDVLDLNLSSNSLSGHLRLSMGNLNVVTQVDLSSNHLSGSIPVSIGGLQNLMNLSLGQNIFEGPIPESFGNLISLEALDLAIITCLEQFPSP, encoded by the coding sequence ATGACAGCTCTAAGAATTATAGTACTTCATTCAAACCGCTTCTCAGGCAGACTTCCCTCAGAATTTGGCCATGGTCTTCCTAATCTGGAAGAAATATACCTATGGAACAATCAGTTTAGTGGACAATTTCCAAGTTCCATCTCTAATTGTTCCAAGCTCACTATTGTCGAATTGTCCACAAACTCCTTTGGGCCTATCCCTAATAGTCTTGGCAACTTAATGCATCTGGAACGGCTCAACAGAGAGGATAATCTTTTTACCGGTGAATCTTCAGTTCCGGAATTATGCTTTCTCTCTGCTTTAACAAGTTGCAAAGCATTAACCAGACTAGTATTAGCAGGCAATCCACTCAACGGCACTCTTCCAACTTCAATCGGTAATTTCTCTGCTATACGCTACTTCAATGCAGAAAGTTGTAACATCAAAGGCAACATACCAAGAGAACTAGGCCAATTGAGCAACCTGACAACCTTTATCCTGCAAAACAATGAATTGATAGGATCAGTTCCAGTTACAATAGGTAGATTGCAGAAGCTCCAAGTTTTGTATCTCCATGGAAATAAGTTGAATGGTTCATTGCCAAATGATATTTTCCAAATGAGTAGCTTGGGAGAATTAATTTTGAGCCGAAACAACCTCTCTGGAGCTCTGCCAGCTTGCCTGGGGGATTTTAGTTCACTAAGATCTCTGCAATTAGATtccaacaattttatttcaacAATACCCTCTACCTTATGGAACCTACAAGATGTCTTAGATTTGAACTTATCATCAAATTCACTAAGTGGCCACCTACGACTAAGTATGGGAAATTTGAATGTTGTAACACAAGTGGACTTATCAAGTAATCACTTATCCGGTAGCATCCCAGTTTCCATTGGAGGCCTCCAAAACCTGATGAACCTCTCCTTAGGGCAAAACATTTTCGAAGGCCCTATTCCCGAGTCATTTGGAAACTTGATAAGCCTGGAAGCCTTGGATTTGGCAATAATAACCTGTCTGGAACAATTCCCAAGTCCCTAG
- the LOC110671488 gene encoding LRR receptor-like serine/threonine-protein kinase FLS2, which yields MVFISFDKCPKNGVYEVTVVVQVLTSPVIFREGAQASCMGCAGSCASFGSIPKSLFNLASLSVLSMQANGLTGEIPAEIGSLVALQILDLGNNGLKGTFPISLFNCSSLGILSFDELGLTGTIPSEIGELRNLEYLNLKYNSLTGTIPSPLFNMTALRIIGLESNRFSGRLPSEFGHSLPNLEEIYIWSNQFSGQLPSSISNCSKLTIVAGVTVALGANSFSGPIPNSLGNLRNLEVLNIPDNLFTDESSVCKALTRLALAGNPLNGTLPISISNFSAVHYFDAQSCNIKGNIAREVGQLSNLTILKLQNNELVGSIPATLGRLQKLQVMHLQGNKLNGSLPNDICQMSSLGELILSRNNLSGALPACLGDAFLGNDELWGSPLLQLTPCKISSHGRSKTTTKKVLLYILPAMILIIVVILVSLRCQKATVKIETVVDPDLVIVATWRRISFQELEKATDGFCSSNLLGTGGFGTVYKGRLGDGMDVAVKVFNLQLEGAFKSFDAECEVMSKNAR from the exons ATGGTTTTTATATCCTTTGACAAATGCCCTAAAAATGGTGTGTATGAGGTCACT GTGGTTGTGCAAGTTTTGACAAGTCCAGTGATCTTCCGTGAAGGCGCACAAGCGAGCTGCATGGGCTGTGCAGGAAGTTGTGCAAGTTTCG GGTCCATTCCAAAAAGTCTATTCAATCTTGCTTCGTTGTCGGTCTTATCCATGCAAGCAAATGGCTTGACAG GTGAAATACCGGCGGAAATAGGGTCTCTTGTCGCACTTCAGATCCTTGATTTGGGAAACAATGGCCTCAAAG GAACCTTTCCAATAAGTCTATTTAATTGTAGTTCATTGGGGATCTTATCTTTCGATGAACTTGGCTTAACAG GTACAATACCATCTGAGATTGGCGAACTCCGAAATCTTGAGTACTTGAACCTTAAGTATAATAGCTTAACAGGGACTATCCCATCTCCTTTATTCAATATGACAGCTTTAAGAATTATAGGACTTGAATCAAACCGCTTCTCAGGTAGACTTCCCTCAGAATTTGGCCACAGTCTTCCGAATCTGGAAGAAATATACATATGGAGCAACCAGTTTAGTGGACAACTTCCTAGTTCCATCTCCAATTGTTCCAAGCTCACTATTgtggct ggtgtgacagtggcATTGGGCGCAAACTCCTTCTCTGGACCTATCCCCAATAGTCTTGGCAACCTAAGGAATCTGGAAGTGCTTAACATACCAGATAATCTTTTTACCGATGAATCTTCAGTTTGCAAAGCATTAACAAGACTAGCATTAGCAGGCAATCCACTCAACGGCACTCTTCCGATTTCAATCAGTAATTTCTCTGCTGTACACTATTTTGATGCACAAAGTTGTAACATCAAAGGCAACATAGCAAGAGAAGTAGGCCAACTGAGCAACTTGACAATCTTAAAGCTGCAAAACAATGAATTGGTAGGATCAATTCCAGCTACACTTGGTAGATTGCAGAAGCTCCAAGTTATGCATCTTCAAGGAAATAAGTTGAATGGTTCGTTGCCCAATGATATTTGCCAAATGAGTAGCTTGGGAGAATTAATTTTGAGCAGAAACAACCTCTCTGGAGCTCTACCAGCTTGCCTGGGGGAT GCATTTTTAGGAAATGATGAACTTTGGGGTTCTCCCCTGTTGCAATTGACACCATGTAAAATTAGTAGTCATGGAAGATCAAAGACTACCACCAAGAAAGTACTCTTATATATTCTCCCTGCTATGATATTGATAATTGTTGTCATACTTGTCTCATTAAGATGTCAGAAGGCAACAGTTAAGATAGAAACTGTGGTTGATCCAGATCTCGTGATTGTGGCAACATGGAGAAGAATTTCCTTCCAGGAACTTGAAAAGGCGACAGATGGATTCTGCAGTAGCAACCTACTTGGTACAGGGGGTTTTGGTACTGTATATAAAGGAAGACTTGGTGATGGGATGGATGTTGCTGTAAAAGTTTTCAACTTGCAACTAGAAGGAGCATTCAAGAGCTTTGATGCAGAATGCGAGGTAATGAGCAAGAATGCGAGGTAA
- the LOC131177237 gene encoding G-type lectin S-receptor-like serine/threonine-protein kinase At2g19130 translates to MANPSLRTILTIWMLLLKFLVRIRVMRKGILVCRSLTELTELTGNFADQLGPTVFKGVLPNKRPVIAKKLNDATANEKDFRVAVSTLGGMHHRNLVSLKGFCFEANHRFLLYDYVHSGSLDNWLFNMEQGQNDGNWQQRFDIAVGVARALAYLHSECQVCVAHGNFKLENVLLDEKLAPKLTDFGLGSLIQKEAASSSESPAERDIYMFGEMLLQIVTHRRDILSNSLQHLTDSMNEKMNLEDCTDSEGISRVIGIALWCMQNQPFLRPSIVEVVKVLEGTLSVDRPPFPFTLRQDQMDEAALSEIQVGS, encoded by the coding sequence ATGGCTAATCCATCACTTAGAACTATTTTGACTATCTGGATGTTATTGCTCAAGTTTCTTGTGCGGATCAGAGTAATGAGGAAAGGGATATTAGTTTGCAGATCCTTAACAGAGCTAACTGAGCTAACTGGCAATTTTGCAGATCAACTTGGCCCCACTGTTTTTAAGGGTGTACTTCCCAACAAAAGGCCAGTTATTGCTAAGAAGCTGAATGATGCAACTGCAAATGAGAAGGATTTCCGAGTGGCAGTCTCTACCTTAGGGGGAATGCACCACCGGAATCTTGTGTCATTAAAGGGTTTCTGTTTTGAGGCGAATCATAGGTTTTTATTATACGACTATGTTCACAGTGGCTCTCTAGATAATTGGCTCTTCAACATGGAGCAAGGCCAGAATGATGGGAATTGGCAACAGAGGTTTGACATTGCTGTTGGAGTTGCAAGAGCCCTTGCTTATTTGCATTCAGAGTGTCAGGTATGCGTAGCTCATGGGAACTTTAAGCTCGAAAATGTCTTGCTTGATGAGAAGTTGGCCCCTAAGCTCACTGATTTTGGACTTGGAAGCTTAATCCAAAAGGAGGCAGCTTCCTCCTCGGAGTCGCCGGCAGAGAGAGATATCTACATGTTTGGGGAGATGCTGTTGCAAATTGTGACACATAGAAGAGATATTTTGAGTAACAGTCTGCAACATTTAACTGACAGTATGAATGAAAAAATGAACTTGGAGGATTGCACGGATTCTGAAGGAATATCAAGAGTAATTGGGATTGCCTTGTGGTGCATGCAAAATCAACCATTTCTGCGACCTTCTATTGTTGAAGTGGTTAAGGTATTAGAAGGTACACTTTCTGTAGATAGGCCTCCATTCCCTTTCACTCTTAGACAAGATCAGATGGATGAAGCTGCTTTAAGTGAGATTCAAGTAGGCTCCTAG